CAGGTTCCGGCGTTGCTCCCGCTTCTGGGTCTGTTGTCCCGGCTGTCGATACCTCCGTCTCTGTAGAGGTGGTGTCACTCATCTCCGTTGGCATAGATCCTACCAATACCAGCTGCCACAGGGCGATCGCCCCAAGGGTAAGAAGTCCGACAGCCAACCCTCCAAAAAGCAAAAAAGACGGAATGCCGCTACGACGTTTTTCATTCGATAATGGCGCGACCGATTCATCCCGCATCACCTCTGGGATATCTATTTCCTCTAATACTGAAAGATCATCAAGTTCTTCAGACACGTTTATACCCAGGCTCTAGGTTTCATAAATTTCGTGGTTATATATTATGCTGCTTTACAGCGAAAAGGAACTCATCTCGCAACAAGGCGCTTCAATCATTACAGCCACCTCACATCTCAAAAGAAATTAGCCCATATCATTTTCTATTTTTTTAAGCCGTTTTTTCCCTACCACAGCCAGACCACTAATTACCGGCAAAACCGCAGCAGGAGCTGGTACGGGCACGACAGCGAGTGATCCCGTGCCATAGCGCAAAACAACAGTTAAATGGTTGCCAACAGAAGATAACGCGACAGCCTCCGAAAATATCGCATCAATGATGAGTTGGCGATCGCCATTAATCAAAGCCGCCAGACTTAACCCAAAATCACGAACAAACAAAAACTCCCGATCAAAAGCACAACCTTCACCACTCATATCCCCATTGAGATTAATAATCCCAAACGCCTCATAACAACCAAAACGACCAACAAAATTACCATCAATTTCTAAATCAAAAAATTCCCCCTGTTCATCAAGATCAAAGTCCACATCGAACCCCCCCGGAGTAAACCGATTATCACCAGACAAAAGCCTTAATAAACCATTTACACCAACAGCAAGATCCAAACTATGAAATCCAACAGCCAAACGCCAACCCCGATCCAATACCATCGCCCCTGCAGAGCCAACAACCAAACTATTAACCATCAATGACCCAGCACAAACAAGAAAAATCCTTTGCCAATGATTCATCTCCCAACTCCAATCCCTACATAAAAATTACTATCACCCACCCCACCCTTGATGATGCTTTCATAATCCTCAACCTAACAACAATCAAGCCAACAAAATCACACCTAAACCTTATCCACATGCGAAAGCAACTATATCCAAAAAACAATTAACTTACAGTAAAATCCCCACAACAAAAGCCCAAATAAATCTTATAAATCAGCGTTATACAGTACGAATCGGTAACATAACCACAAACTCCGCTCCAGCATCCGGAAAAGAGTTGCAAGAAAGCATGCCACCATGGCGTTGAATAATTCGATAAGTGACAGATAGTCCGAGACCCGTACCACTACCGATTGGTTTTGTCGTAAAAAAAGGATCAAAAATATTTTCAAAGGCCTCAGGTAATACCCCCGTGCCATTATCAATAATCGATATTTTTAATTTTTCCTCTGATAAAACTGACGTTTGAACTGTTATTTTCCCCCGAAACTCTGACACTAGCCCTTGTTTCATCTCAATAGCATCAATTGCATTAGAAAATAGATGCATTAACGCTTGATTTATATTGCGAAAATGACATTTGATTGCGGGCAACTCTTCGTATTGGCGCATAACATCAATATTTTTTTCTTGTAGTTGATGTTCCAGAAGACTCAATGTATTATCGAGGCATTTATTTAAATCAACCGATTTAATATCCGCTTCATCCAACCCAGAAAAACTTTTTAATGAAGCAACAATATTACTAATTCGTTGTGTGCCCGTTTTCATTGATGCCAAAATATTAGGAAGATCTTGTTTTAAATATTCAAGATCAATCTCACCAAGCAATTCTTCAATATGCGGTGGTAATTTATCGTATTCTCCACAAAACAATTCAATTACTTCTAGTATTTCTTGAAAATATTCCTGTAGATACTGAATATTGCCATAGATAAAGTTGGCTGGATTATTGATTTCATGGGCAATCCCAGCAACAATACGACTCAAACTAGACATTTTTTGAGTTTGAATAAGTTGCGCTTGGGTTTCTTTTAAAATTTTGTTAGTAACTTGAAGTTGATTGTATAGTTGTTTTTGCCGTAGACCGGCATGAATCCGTGCCAATAGCTGACTTTTTTCCACGGGTTTATTTAGAAAATCATCAGCACCAGCCTCTAGGCCAAAAACTTGGTCATCAACAGAGTTTTTCCCGGTCAGCAGAATAAAAATGGTGCTGGCTAATTTAGGGTTAGATTTGATTTCTTTGCAAACATCGATGCCTGAAATACCCGGCATTACCCAATCGCACAATACA
This is a stretch of genomic DNA from [Limnothrix rosea] IAM M-220. It encodes these proteins:
- a CDS encoding PTPA-CTERM sorting domain-containing protein; protein product: MNHWQRIFLVCAGSLMVNSLVVGSAGAMVLDRGWRLAVGFHSLDLAVGVNGLLRLLSGDNRFTPGGFDVDFDLDEQGEFFDLEIDGNFVGRFGCYEAFGIINLNGDMSGEGCAFDREFLFVRDFGLSLAALINGDRQLIIDAIFSEAVALSSVGNHLTVVLRYGTGSLAVVPVPAPAAVLPVISGLAVVGKKRLKKIENDMG
- a CDS encoding response regulator; this translates as MVNENRFASILVVEDDSTQAIILKKLLKDQNFTFYFADNGTRALDIIYEERPDLVLCDWVMPGISGIDVCKEIKSNPKLASTIFILLTGKNSVDDQVFGLEAGADDFLNKPVEKSQLLARIHAGLRQKQLYNQLQVTNKILKETQAQLIQTQKMSSLSRIVAGIAHEINNPANFIYGNIQYLQEYFQEILEVIELFCGEYDKLPPHIEELLGEIDLEYLKQDLPNILASMKTGTQRISNIVASLKSFSGLDEADIKSVDLNKCLDNTLSLLEHQLQEKNIDVMRQYEELPAIKCHFRNINQALMHLFSNAIDAIEMKQGLVSEFRGKITVQTSVLSEEKLKISIIDNGTGVLPEAFENIFDPFFTTKPIGSGTGLGLSVTYRIIQRHGGMLSCNSFPDAGAEFVVMLPIRTV